Genomic window (Desulforapulum autotrophicum HRM2):
CAATGGCCGCCGACAGCAGGATTCCCCGTCTTGGATTGTTCGTTGGGCCGCTGCCCTTTGCAAAGGGATTGAGGACGGAGAATATGCGGTCCGCCGAAAGGGACTGGAGGATTCTGGGGGCTCCCATGAACGAGGCCATGGCCGACGACAGGGTGGCAGCGACCACACCAGCGTCTATGAGAAAACCGTATTTGGCGATGGACTTCATGGCTCCATAATTTGAGGCAAGCTGCTGGTTGGGCAGGGAGGCGGAAAAGATCAAGGTTGAGGCAAGGTAAACAAGGATGGAAACGCCCACGGCAAGAAAGGTTCCAAGGGGCAGGCTTTTTCCCGGATCTGCCAGATCCCCGGACATGCTCACTCCCTGGGTAAAACCGGTAACGGCAGGAAAGAAAATGGCAAACAGAATCCAGAAAGGAACCGTGCTTTCCGTGTTCACCCAGTTGGCTGTCAACAGTGCCGAGTCCCAATGGGTAAACCCGCCCCAGAAGAACGATCCCAGTGCCGCTATAAGAAGGGCCATGACCACAAATTGAAATTTGGTGGCCCAGTCTGAGCCGAGCCAGGCAAAAACAAACAGAAAGGAAACAGCGCCAAAGGCGATAAGTCGGGTGGTCATGGCTGTGGATGAAGGGACAAAGACCGCCACTGCCTCTGCAAAACCAATGCAGTAAAAGGCCACGGAAATAGACTGGGCCAGAAACAGCACAAGGCCGATTGAACCGCCAAATTCCATTCCAAGGGTTCGGGAGATCAAGTAGTAATCCCCTCCGCCCTTGACCTTGAGGTTGGTGGCAACGGCAGAGAGGCTGATGCTGGTAAGGATCGATATGGTGTTGGCAAGGACAAGGATGATCAAAGACTTGCCAATACCTGCATTCCCCACCACATATCCAAGGCGTAAAAACAGGATAATTCCCAGAATCGTAAGAACGCTGGGCGTGAAAACGCCTGCAAAGGTGCCGAGTTTACCTGTTGTTTCTTTATCAGCAATTGCCTGATCCTTACTCCCCGTACCTAGGGAAAATTCAGTAGTCATCTGTCACCCGATTAAGTTTGGTTGCAAAGGTGGAACTTTGTTTGTGTTTGCCACGTATCCATGGCATATTACGCACAGCTACTGTTGGGAGCAAGTATTATTTCAAAACCGGAGGTCCTAGGGAGTGGATCACAAACCCTGGGACGTGGATGGCCACCCCTCCCTTAAGATGCTGGCCCTCGCTTTTCTGATCCGGGTGGGCGTAACGCTGCTTGGCGAAGGGCTTGATTTTCATATTCCCAAGGGCTACATCTATTTTGCCATGGCCTTTTCCATGGGGGTGGAAATGCTCAATATCCGGCTTCGATCCCGGTCGAAAAAGGACATTAGGTGACGGTGCCGATTAAGCGCTGGAAGGCATTGGTGAGCGCCACAAAGGCCTCGGGGGTGCCTCCCCTGTCCGGATGACTGGTCCGGGCAAGCCGTCGGTATCTTTGGGTGAGCTCTTTTTTTGTAAGCCTGTTTAGCTTGTTCCTGGAAATTCCGAAAATGGAGCAGGCCTTGTCCAGGTTGAATTTTGGCCGGGGAGGAGGAGGGCGGAAGGATCGGTGCCGGTCCATGAATTGTCGTGCAAAATCATCCAGCAGAGTGGAACCCATATATTCATTGTCATAAAAAAAGATCAGGTATCGCACCAGATAGGGGTGAAGGGTTGATCCTGTGCCAGCAGAATCTTTGGAGAACAGGCGTTCATGGATGGCACATATCTCTTCTAAAAAATGATTGTCCACCCGTTCCTGGTCCAGGGCCTGGGGCATCTTTCTGGCCAGAATGCCGGAAAAAAATCGCTGGAGGTCAAAGGCGACAAAGAGGTAGGATTTAAGTTCCGTGTGTCCAAGGGCTGCCTCGTGGCGGATAAAGTATTGTTCGATTTCGTCCCTGCATTTTCCATGAAGGTCCCCCATGATCGCTGCCGGCATTGTGGCAACCGGACCCTGGTCCATGGTGCCGAACTTGAGGTAGTGGAGCCTTCTTTTGTCAAAGGAGGAAAGCGATTGGTGGAGGGTGTTTGCCTCTTGGGGGGTCAACCGGGCGGTCGTTTGGGATCGGTTGAGAAAAACCTCCACTGCCCGGTAAATTTCCGGATCAAGGAACGGCAGAAACAGATCTTCAAGATGGTCCGCATCCACGTCAATGTCTAATGCTTCCAACTGGTCCAACAGGGTCTCTGCCATATAAAAGGCGTTGCCTCCCGGGTATTCAATGAATTTTGACGGGTCACAGCCCAGGTCTGCAAGGTCTTTAAAGGTGAGTGTCCCGTTGTTTTGGCAGCAGGTCTGGCGAAGGGTGTACCGGGGTCGTCCCTGGTGGATGAATTTTGCGATATACATGTTCGTCCCCCTTTAATCATGGGTATAATACCTTCAAGGATACAGGAAAAACCACTGGGAGGAAAGAACAATGCTGGGTCAGTCGAATTCCTCCCGGGTAAAATTTTCATTGGCCAAAAG
Coding sequences:
- a CDS encoding J domain-containing protein encodes the protein MYIAKFIHQGRPRYTLRQTCCQNNGTLTFKDLADLGCDPSKFIEYPGGNAFYMAETLLDQLEALDIDVDADHLEDLFLPFLDPEIYRAVEVFLNRSQTTARLTPQEANTLHQSLSSFDKRRLHYLKFGTMDQGPVATMPAAIMGDLHGKCRDEIEQYFIRHEAALGHTELKSYLFVAFDLQRFFSGILARKMPQALDQERVDNHFLEEICAIHERLFSKDSAGTGSTLHPYLVRYLIFFYDNEYMGSTLLDDFARQFMDRHRSFRPPPPRPKFNLDKACSIFGISRNKLNRLTKKELTQRYRRLARTSHPDRGGTPEAFVALTNAFQRLIGTVT